The following coding sequences lie in one Rutidosis leptorrhynchoides isolate AG116_Rl617_1_P2 chromosome 6, CSIRO_AGI_Rlap_v1, whole genome shotgun sequence genomic window:
- the LOC139853253 gene encoding synaptonemal complex protein 1-like: MSKLVGLSGMKSLDQFKSSLGSSSSGAAKSFQISSRQPSYSNSNSSGSFANLKLAAEKLAKEQASAKTDLDLANSKIKKLSDTIHALEEKLQNAYNENAQLKVKHREDEKLWRGLESKFCSTKTMCNQLTETLQTLADQVQNAEKDKVFFSNKFSDTSVALDNLNSQMKSLSLRLESSEDTIRNRDRQLTELAVGKENLEKQLSDEHCKVLMLINERDNLTKTLQATVASNESTIESLNSRLNELQLDIISKEDRLKNMHELCERKEKEITNLIDSNKKFTEQLDKAMQENASLANFVNMMAVKLADLDKQSLAFWEKVLQVDVLFTSCFDLVQEEKRLVSQKAQQSYDLLHTQLLNTTSEKDALQLVNQEQKNKISELQNDLKLTMAQHAEECHLKEEKVQKLESEVQALLSKKAELDNLVTTLEDKIRSISEASRISELQMQDFQLKYSESESGNKETIKNLQSEIDIKKEEIDTLRDEVMKHEQRVDSLEKQVNELHSLIQEKEQVVLEIKEREKQLEDQNSEARKLLVEAEGNLTEAKKQYDQMLNSKQIELSRHLKEISQRNDQAINEIRRKYEAEKLECVTIEKEKAEKAIVDMEKKCDRKLSECIEESNQKLIKIEGEHTALVNKIRMENDKKEADLRANHSEELQKLQLQAENKLKENTKLLKNQHEAELREMRSQHDEECRHLEEELNLQKDKEERQKALLQLQLKVIGDQPQEDQEVTSRKACISNITHTNFKTNKNNLVNDPYMTATQPPVSKIVKKTEKAKPASVINIPKHSKKVTHHEYEVETSNGTITKRRKTKSTIMFQDEKKNKRRTPRVTSPRNAIARMKGGSQQNPPNIGDLFTEGSLNPYVDDPYAFD, from the exons ATGAGCAAGCTAGTAGGTTTATCAGGCATGAAGAGCTTAGATCAGTTCAAATCATCGTTAGGATCATCTAGTTCCGGAGCTGCAAAATCGTTCCAGATCTCTTCACGGCAACCTTCCTATTCAAATTCTAATTCGTCAGGAAGTTTTGCTAATTTGAAGCTTGCTGCAG AGAAATTAGCTAAAGAGCAAGCTTCTGCGAAAACAGATCTTGACCTAGCG AATTCTAAGATAAAGAAATTGTCAGACACTATTCATGCGTTGGAGGAGAAGTTGCAGAATGCTTATAATGAAAATGCTCAGCTTAAAGTAAAGCATAGAGAAGATGAGAAACTTTGGAGAGGACTAGAGTCGAAGTTTTGTTCAACAAAGACCATGTGTAATCAACTTACTGAAACCTTACAAACTTTGGCAGACCAGGTTCAGAACG CTGAGAAAGACAAAGTCTTCTTTTCAAATAAGTTTTCTGATACTTCAGTAGCTCTTGACAATCTGAATAGTCAGATGAAGTCTCTGTCTCTTAGGCTGGAATCGTCTGAAGATACTATTAGAAATC GTGACAGACAGTTGACTGAACTTGCCGTTGGTAAGGAAAACCTAGAGAAGCAACTTAGTGATGAACATTGCAAAGTTCTGATGCTGATCAATGAAAGAG ATAATCTAACCAAGACCTTGCAGGCCACTGTAGCATCCAATGAATCAACCATAGAGAGCCTAAATTCTAGGTTGAATGAACTGCAACTTGATATAATATCAAAGGAAGATAGGCTAAAAAATATGCATGAATTGTGTGAAAGAAAGGAGAAAGAGATTACCAATCTAATTGACAGTAATAAGAAGTTTACTGAGCAATTAGACAAAGCAATGCAGGAAAATGCAAGCCTGGCAAATTTTGTTAACATGATGGCAGTTAAGCTGGCAGATTTGGATAAACAGAGTCTAGCCTTTTGGGAGAAGGTTCTTCAAGTCGATGTTTTGTTTACTTCTTGCTTTGACTTGGTACAAGAAGAAAAAAGGCTCGTGTCACAAAAGGCACAACAGAGTTATGATTTGCTTCATACTCAACTTTTGAATACCACATCCGAAAAAGATGCGTTACAGTTGGTCAATCAAGAGCAGAAGAATAAGATCAGTGAGCTTCAGAATGATTTAAAGCTCACAATGGCCCAGCATGCAGAAGAATGTCACCTAAAAGAAGAGAAGGTTCAGAAGTTAGAGTCTGAAGTACAAGCGCTTCTTTCAAAGAAAGCTGAATTGGATAACCTTGTTACCACGTTGGAGGATAAGATCCGTTCTATCTCTGAAGCTTCCAGAATATCAGAGTTACAAATG CAAGACTTTCAGTTGAAGTATTCAGAGTCTGAAAGTGGTAATAAGGAGACGATCAAAAACCTTCAATCCGAGATAGATATTAAGAAAGAGGAAATAGATACTCTGAGAGATGAAGTTATGAAGCACGAACAACGTGTTGACTCACTGGAGAAACAAGTCAATGAGCTTCATAGCTTAATACAGGAGAAGGAACAGGTTGTTTTGGAAATCAAGGAAAGAGAGAAACAGCTGGAAGATCAAAATTCAGAG GCTCGAAAGTTGCTCGTTGAAGCTGAAGGTAATCTCACAGAAGCTAAGAAGCAATACGATCAGATGTTAAATAGTAAACAGATAGAATTGTCAAGGCATTTGAAggaaatttctcagaggaatgatcAG GCTATCAATGAAATTCGAAGGAAATATGAAGCGGAAAAGCTAGAATGCGTTACCATCGAGAAAGAAAAG GCTGAAAAAGCAATTGTAGATATGGAAAAGAAATGTGACAGAAAGCTATCAGAATGCATTGAAGAATCAAATCAGAAACTGATAAAGATTGAGGGAGAACACACTGCTTTG GTTAATAAGATACGGATGGAGAATGATAAGAAAGAAGCAGATCTAAGAGCTAATCATAGTGAAGAGTTGCAAAAACTTCAACTCCAGGCTGAGAATAAACTGAAAGAG AACACCAAGTTACTTAAGAATCAACATGAGGCTGAGTTAAGGGAAATGAGGTCCCAACATGACGAGGAGTGTAGGCATCTTGAAGAGGAGCTGAATTTACAGAAGGACAAG GAGGAGAGGCAGAAGGCCTTGTTGCAGTTGCAGTTAAAAGTAATCGGTGATCAGCCTCAAGAAGACCAAGAAGTTACCTCAAGAAAGGCATGCATATCCAACATTACACACACAAATTTTAAAACAAATAAAAACAACTTAGTTAATGATCCTTAT ATGACCGCTACACAACCACCAGTCTCAAAGATAGTGAAGAAAACAGAGAAAGCTAAACCAGCAAGTGTGATAAACATTCCCAAGCATAGTAAAAAG GTAACTCACCATGAGTACGAAGTTGAAACATCCAACGGAACAATCACAAAGCGCCGCAAAACAAAAAGTACAATCATGTTTCAG GATGAGAAAAAGAACAAGAGGCGAACACCAAGAGTCACTAGCCCTAGAAATGCTATCGCG CGAATGAAGGGAGGAAGTCAACAAAATCCTCCTAATATTGGCGATCTGTTCACTGAAGGATCATTGAACCCATATGTAGACGATCCTTATGCATTTGACTAA